The following are encoded together in the Anopheles nili chromosome 3, idAnoNiliSN_F5_01, whole genome shotgun sequence genome:
- the LOC128724646 gene encoding G-box-binding factor-like: protein MYHGGGPSGGGGGGGTQVSPPLASSGSSVAASGGLGGEGGGGGGAAGQQPPQSQPPSQPPSVPTTAGSPAPTSTSSSSASSSALAAQMYIDHQRSQHQQQQQQQQQQQQHLQQQQHLQQQQQQQQHQQQQQQQQHAQAHHHQQQQQLHTRRLLQEWTLQFGPTGTATGARYI, encoded by the coding sequence ATGTATCATGGTGGAGGTCCTtcgggtggcggtggtggtggtgggacgCAAGTGTCACCACCATTGGCCTCGTCGGGATCGTCGGTGGCGGCatcgggtgggttgggtggcgaaggaggaggaggaggaggagctgCTGGTCAGCAGCCGCCACAATCCCAGCCGCCATCTCAGCCGCCGTCTGTACCGACGACGGCAGGATCACCTGCGCCAACGAGTACGTCCTCGTCTTCTGCCTCGTCGTCGGCGTTGGCCGCGCAAATGTACATAGACCATCAGCGCAgccaacatcagcaacagcagcagcagcagcagcagcaacagcaacaccttcagcagcaacaacaccttcagcagcagcagcagcaacagcaacaccagcagcagcagcagcagcagcagcatgctcaggcgcatcatcatcagcagcagcagcagctgcacaCGAGACGGCTCTTGCAGGAATGGACTCTGCAGTTCGGACCAACCGGAACAGCAACTGGTGCACGTTACATTTAG